From the genome of Bordetella sp. H567, one region includes:
- a CDS encoding molybdopterin oxidoreductase family protein produces MEHGHRTQRENLEVKNTTCYMCACRCGIRVHLRDGEVRYIDGNPEHPLNQGVICAKGSSGIMKQYSPARLTQPLRRKPGSERGTAEFEPISWEEALSQLETRLAHLRATDPRRFALFTGRDQMQALTGLFAKQFGTPNYAAHGGFCSANMAAGMIYTIGGSFWEFGGPDLDRARLFLMIGTAEDHHSNPLKIAISKFKRAGGRFIAINPVRTGYAAVADEWIPIRPGTDGALFMALIHELIAQDAYDHEFVSRYTNAGELIDLREDSETSGLFVRDAGSPEINALFPQNRMWWDKHSNRPVVNHAAGAEPALDGQYMLDDGTPVTPSFTRLRERVASCTPEWAAAITGIPAETIRRLAGELIQVSREQKIELPIRWTDAWGVTHESVRGAPIAFHAMRGLAAHSNGFQSIRAMSILMTLLGTIDTPGGFRHKAPYPRAVPPSAKPPNKASDVQPNTPLPNGPLGWPAAPEDLFIDEQGEPVRIDKAFSWEYPLAVHGLMHSVITNAWRGDPYPIDTLLIFMANMAWNSSMNTVETRRMLTDKGEDGEYKIPFLVVCDAFQSEMTAFADLILPDTTYLERHDAMSMLDRPISEFDGPVDAVRIPVVPPTGDCRPFQDVLVELAGRLKFPAFTRPDGERKFSSYKDFVINFQTAPDSGVGFLIGWRGKDGDKALVGEPNPQQWERYAENNCFYHHVLPEDMQYMRNCNGPYLKWSVETGMRKFGTPIVMQLYSEVMQKFRLAAQGKTRGRQPPDHLRARVERYFDPVPFWYEPIENSVTDMQAFPLAAVTQRPMAMYHSWDSQNAWLRQIHGENYLMVNPRTAGAQGIEDGGWIYVESPWGKVRCMARYSEAVEPGTVWTWNAIGKAAGAWNLGPDANESRRGFLLNHLITDELPGGTDGVPGRVSNSDPITGQAGWYDLRVRIYPAEADADFTLPQFAAMKPLPGSLNVLTRVVQTYFAGKGEFLARLRRAAPNK; encoded by the coding sequence ATGGAGCACGGGCACCGCACGCAGCGCGAGAATCTCGAAGTCAAGAACACCACCTGTTATATGTGCGCGTGCCGCTGCGGCATCCGCGTCCATTTGCGCGACGGCGAAGTCCGCTATATCGACGGCAATCCTGAACATCCGCTGAATCAGGGTGTCATTTGCGCCAAGGGCTCGTCCGGGATCATGAAGCAGTATTCGCCGGCCCGCCTGACGCAGCCCTTGCGCCGCAAGCCGGGATCCGAGCGGGGCACGGCGGAATTCGAGCCGATTTCCTGGGAAGAGGCCTTGTCCCAGCTGGAGACCCGCCTGGCCCACCTGCGGGCCACGGATCCGCGCCGCTTTGCGCTATTCACCGGCCGCGACCAGATGCAGGCGCTGACCGGCCTGTTCGCCAAGCAGTTCGGCACGCCCAATTACGCCGCGCATGGCGGCTTCTGCTCGGCCAACATGGCGGCCGGGATGATCTACACGATAGGCGGGTCGTTCTGGGAGTTCGGCGGCCCGGACCTGGACCGCGCCCGGCTGTTCCTGATGATAGGCACGGCCGAGGATCATCATTCCAACCCGCTGAAGATCGCGATATCCAAGTTCAAGCGCGCCGGCGGCCGCTTCATCGCCATCAATCCCGTGCGCACCGGCTACGCCGCCGTCGCCGACGAATGGATCCCCATCCGGCCCGGCACCGATGGCGCGCTGTTCATGGCCCTGATCCACGAACTGATCGCCCAGGATGCCTACGACCACGAGTTCGTCTCCCGCTATACCAATGCGGGCGAATTGATCGACCTGCGCGAGGACAGCGAAACGTCCGGCCTGTTCGTCCGGGACGCCGGCAGCCCGGAAATCAATGCCTTGTTCCCGCAGAACCGCATGTGGTGGGACAAGCACAGCAACCGCCCGGTGGTGAATCACGCGGCGGGTGCCGAACCGGCGCTGGACGGACAATACATGCTGGACGACGGCACGCCCGTCACGCCGTCCTTTACCCGCCTGCGCGAACGCGTTGCATCCTGTACCCCGGAATGGGCGGCCGCAATCACCGGCATCCCGGCCGAGACCATCCGGCGCCTGGCCGGCGAGTTGATCCAGGTCTCGCGCGAGCAGAAGATCGAGCTGCCGATCCGCTGGACGGACGCCTGGGGCGTGACCCATGAATCGGTACGCGGCGCACCCATCGCCTTCCACGCCATGCGCGGACTGGCGGCCCATTCCAATGGTTTCCAGAGCATCCGGGCGATGTCCATCCTGATGACGCTGCTGGGCACCATCGATACCCCGGGCGGCTTTCGCCACAAGGCGCCGTATCCGCGCGCCGTGCCGCCGTCGGCCAAGCCGCCCAACAAGGCCAGCGACGTGCAGCCGAATACGCCGCTGCCCAACGGCCCGCTGGGTTGGCCGGCCGCGCCGGAGGACCTGTTCATCGACGAACAGGGCGAGCCGGTGCGCATCGACAAGGCTTTCTCCTGGGAGTACCCGCTGGCCGTGCATGGCCTGATGCACAGCGTCATCACGAATGCCTGGCGCGGCGATCCCTATCCCATCGATACGCTGTTGATTTTCATGGCCAACATGGCGTGGAATTCGTCGATGAACACGGTCGAGACGCGCAGGATGCTGACCGACAAGGGCGAGGATGGGGAATACAAGATCCCCTTCCTGGTCGTGTGCGATGCGTTCCAGTCGGAGATGACGGCGTTCGCGGACCTGATCCTGCCGGATACGACGTACCTGGAACGGCACGATGCCATGTCGATGCTGGATCGTCCCATCTCCGAATTCGACGGTCCCGTGGACGCCGTGCGTATCCCCGTGGTGCCGCCGACAGGCGATTGCCGCCCCTTCCAGGACGTGCTGGTCGAGCTCGCGGGACGCCTGAAGTTTCCCGCCTTCACGCGGCCGGACGGCGAGCGAAAGTTCAGCAGCTACAAGGACTTCGTCATCAACTTCCAGACAGCGCCCGATTCCGGCGTCGGCTTCCTGATCGGCTGGCGCGGCAAGGACGGCGACAAGGCCCTGGTCGGCGAGCCCAATCCCCAGCAGTGGGAGCGGTACGCCGAGAACAACTGCTTCTACCACCATGTCCTGCCCGAGGACATGCAGTACATGCGCAACTGCAACGGCCCCTACCTGAAGTGGTCGGTGGAAACGGGCATGCGCAAGTTCGGCACGCCCATCGTGATGCAGCTGTACTCCGAGGTGATGCAGAAATTCCGCCTGGCCGCGCAGGGCAAGACGCGCGGGCGCCAGCCGCCCGATCACCTGCGCGCGCGCGTCGAACGCTATTTCGATCCCGTACCTTTCTGGTACGAACCCATCGAGAACAGCGTTACCGACATGCAGGCCTTCCCGCTGGCCGCCGTGACGCAGCGTCCCATGGCGATGTACCACTCCTGGGATTCGCAGAATGCCTGGTTGCGGCAGATCCATGGCGAAAACTATCTGATGGTCAATCCCCGGACCGCGGGCGCGCAAGGCATCGAGGACGGCGGCTGGATTTACGTCGAATCGCCGTGGGGCAAGGTGCGCTGCATGGCGCGCTACAGCGAAGCGGTCGAACCGGGCACGGTATGGACCTGGAACGCCATCGGCAAGGCGGCCGGCGCCTGGAACCTGGGCCCGGACGCCAATGAGTCGCGCCGCGGCTTCCTGCTGAACCACCTGATCACCGACGAGCTGCCGGGCGGCACGGACGGCGTGCCGGGCCGCGTTTCCAATTCCGACCCCATCACCGGCCAGGCTGGGTGGTACGACCTGCGCGTGCGCATCTATCCGGCCGAGGCCGATGCGGATTTCACGCTGCCGCAGTTCGCGGCGATGAAGCCGCTGCCCGGCTCGCTGAATGTCTTGACCCGCGTGGTGCAGACGTATTTCGCCGGCAAGGGCGAATTCCTTGCCCGCTTGCGCCGCGCCGCGCCCAACAAGTAA
- a CDS encoding TRAP transporter small permease subunit, producing the protein MQGWMALSRLIDAINLRVGRAVTWVTLLVVLVSAGNALVRKVLHTSSNAWLELQWYMFGAMFLLASGYTLLKNEHVRVDILSSRLSRRKQIWIEVFGVLFFLLPACMLILALSWPVFTESWLTHEQSSNSGGLVRWPVKLLIPAGFALLVLAGVSHLIKCVGFLLGRGPDPLRREGVRSAEEELAAEIAREAQAREAAALAAAAAPRDGGR; encoded by the coding sequence ATGCAGGGATGGATGGCCTTGTCGCGTCTGATCGACGCGATCAACCTGCGCGTGGGCCGCGCCGTGACATGGGTGACCTTGCTGGTGGTGCTGGTCAGCGCCGGCAACGCGTTGGTGCGCAAGGTCTTGCACACCAGCTCGAATGCGTGGCTGGAATTGCAGTGGTATATGTTCGGGGCCATGTTCCTGCTGGCCTCGGGCTATACGCTGCTGAAGAACGAGCACGTGCGGGTGGATATCCTGTCCTCGCGCCTGTCGCGGCGCAAGCAGATCTGGATCGAGGTCTTCGGCGTGCTGTTCTTCCTGCTGCCGGCCTGCATGCTGATCCTGGCGCTGTCCTGGCCGGTCTTCACGGAGTCGTGGCTGACCCACGAGCAGTCGTCGAATTCGGGCGGGCTGGTGCGCTGGCCGGTGAAGCTGCTGATCCCGGCGGGCTTCGCGCTGCTGGTGCTAGCGGGCGTCTCGCACCTGATCAAATGCGTGGGCTTTCTGCTGGGCCGCGGCCCAGATCCGCTGCGGCGCGAGGGCGTGCGCTCGGCCGAGGAAGAACTGGCCGCGGAAATCGCCCGCGAAGCCCAGGCCCGCGAAGCGGCCGCGCTGGCCGCGGCGGCGGCGCCGCGCGACGGGGGGCGTTGA
- a CDS encoding 4Fe-4S dicluster domain-containing protein: protein MTQMALVIDLNVCVGCHACVTSCKEWNTSGEAGSLADERAYDADPSGNFFNRVQTYEAGEFPLTDTIHFPKSCLHCEDPPCVPVCPTGASYKRESDGLVLVDYDKCIGCNYCAWACPYGARELDPQRKEMTKCTLCSDRIDNPALPERDRKPACVLACPTSARLFGDIHDPDSEVSQAIRDRGGYQLMPEWDTKPANHYLPRRKTEAQGCGSSSCSCGSAGDGASKGNIEAQLERGQLDLAAVASSH, encoded by the coding sequence ATGACCCAGATGGCACTGGTGATCGATCTGAACGTCTGCGTGGGTTGCCACGCCTGCGTGACCAGCTGCAAGGAATGGAATACATCGGGCGAGGCGGGCAGCCTGGCCGATGAACGCGCCTACGATGCCGACCCCAGCGGCAACTTCTTCAATCGCGTCCAGACCTACGAGGCCGGCGAATTTCCGCTGACCGACACGATCCATTTCCCCAAGTCCTGCCTGCACTGCGAGGATCCGCCTTGCGTACCGGTCTGCCCGACCGGCGCCAGCTACAAGCGGGAATCGGACGGGCTGGTGCTGGTCGATTACGACAAATGCATAGGTTGCAATTACTGCGCATGGGCCTGTCCCTACGGTGCGCGCGAACTCGATCCGCAGCGCAAGGAAATGACGAAGTGCACCTTGTGCTCGGATCGCATCGACAACCCGGCGCTGCCCGAACGCGACCGCAAGCCGGCCTGCGTGCTGGCCTGTCCGACCTCCGCGCGCCTGTTCGGCGATATCCATGACCCGGATTCGGAAGTGTCGCAAGCCATTCGTGACCGCGGCGGCTATCAGCTGATGCCCGAATGGGACACCAAGCCGGCGAACCATTATCTGCCGCGACGCAAGACCGAAGCGCAGGGATGCGGCTCCTCGTCGTGTTCCTGCGGCTCGGCCGGCGACGGCGCGTCGAAGGGGAATATCGAGGCGCAACTGGAGCGGGGACAACTGGACCTGGCGGCCGTGGCCTCGTCGCATTGA
- a CDS encoding dimethyl sulfoxide reductase anchor subunit family protein: MRPPFSVVFLTTLCGAAQGLLIALVAMELAAYAGALSMPPQAFFVAGACVSVVLGALGLLASFFHLGHPERAWRAVAMWRTSWLSRECLAVPAFLALAFLYGLAHLLALPYSLIVGIVAVCAAAVLFLCTAMIYACLRFLQEWASPFTLVNFVLLGCASGFTLATLIAAIVYPPLVLVLGPCACILIAGGCMSRMASLARNARLHPKSTLQSATGIRSDKVVQKSQGFTSSSFNMREFFHGKSPAMLATVKTAFLIGAFVVPFILVMFASSPSAPVGLLLAAFVIQYLGLLAERWFFFAEARHPQNLYYQRAA; the protein is encoded by the coding sequence ATGCGGCCACCTTTTTCGGTCGTGTTTCTGACCACGCTCTGCGGCGCCGCCCAGGGCCTGTTGATCGCCCTGGTTGCGATGGAGCTTGCCGCTTACGCCGGTGCGCTGTCGATGCCGCCGCAGGCCTTCTTCGTCGCCGGCGCGTGTGTTTCCGTGGTGCTGGGCGCGCTGGGCCTGCTGGCGTCCTTCTTCCACCTGGGACATCCGGAACGCGCCTGGCGCGCTGTCGCCATGTGGCGTACGTCGTGGCTGTCGCGCGAATGCCTGGCCGTGCCGGCCTTCCTGGCGCTGGCCTTCCTGTACGGCCTGGCGCATCTGCTGGCCCTGCCTTATTCCCTGATCGTGGGGATCGTCGCGGTATGCGCGGCGGCAGTGCTGTTCCTGTGCACGGCCATGATCTATGCCTGCCTGCGCTTCCTGCAGGAATGGGCCAGCCCGTTCACGCTGGTCAACTTCGTGCTGCTGGGCTGCGCATCCGGTTTCACGCTGGCCACGCTGATCGCGGCTATCGTCTACCCGCCGCTGGTCCTGGTGCTGGGCCCCTGCGCCTGCATCCTGATCGCGGGGGGCTGCATGTCGCGCATGGCGTCGCTGGCGCGCAATGCGCGCCTGCATCCCAAGTCCACGCTGCAAAGCGCCACCGGTATCCGGTCGGACAAGGTGGTGCAGAAGTCGCAGGGATTCACGTCCAGCTCATTCAATATGCGGGAATTCTTCCACGGCAAGAGTCCCGCCATGCTGGCCACGGTAAAAACGGCGTTCTTGATTGGGGCCTTCGTCGTTCCCTTCATCCTGGTCATGTTCGCCTCGTCCCCGTCCGCCCCCGTGGGGCTGCTGCTTGCCGCCTTCGTCATCCAGTACCTGGGCCTGCTGGCCGAGCGCTGGTTCTTCTTCGCCGAGGCCAGGCACCCGCAGAACCTGTATTACCAGCGCGCGGCATAG
- a CDS encoding TRAP transporter large permease, whose product MDFFIANLAPIMFATLVVFLLLGFPVAFALAANGILYGLIGIELGLLTPALFQALPQRVFGIISNDTLLAVPFFTLMGLVLERSGMAEDLLETIGQLFGTVRGGLAFAVVFVGAMLAATTGVVSASVISMGLISLPIMLRYGYDRRLASGVIAASGTLSQIIPPSLVLIILADQLGRSIGDMYRAAMVPGFVLAGLYILYVIIMCVVRPASAPALPEEARRFRETNGTRGGRSLLVLMAISVAVAWALGRWMENDTAPADERIVLSLLLWGLSAFVIAIVNKGLRLRLLSALAERVTFVMIPPLFLIFLVLGTIFIGVATPTEGGAMGAVGAIAMALARKRLTLDLMRQAMDTTTKLSCFVVFILVGSTVFGLTFRGVNGDLWVEHLLTGLPGGQWGFLIVVSVLTFVLAFFLDFFELAFIIVPLLGPVAEKMGIDLIWFGVILAVNMQTSFMHPPFGFALFYLRSVAPKDAYRDKVTGRTIAPVTTGQIYRGSIPFIVIQLLMVATVMLVPAMVMHYKGDQSQVDPASVKIDVQGGYGDSVYGGGADDGGAVFK is encoded by the coding sequence ATGGACTTCTTCATCGCCAACCTGGCGCCCATCATGTTCGCCACCCTGGTGGTGTTCCTGCTGCTGGGTTTTCCGGTGGCCTTCGCGCTGGCGGCCAACGGCATCCTGTACGGCCTGATCGGCATCGAGCTGGGCCTGCTCACGCCGGCGCTGTTCCAGGCGCTGCCGCAGCGGGTGTTCGGCATCATCTCCAACGACACGCTGCTGGCGGTGCCGTTCTTCACGCTGATGGGACTGGTGCTGGAGCGCTCGGGCATGGCCGAGGACCTGCTGGAGACCATCGGGCAGCTGTTCGGCACGGTCCGGGGCGGCCTGGCCTTCGCGGTGGTGTTCGTCGGCGCCATGCTGGCGGCCACCACCGGCGTGGTCTCGGCCTCGGTGATCTCCATGGGGCTGATCTCGCTGCCCATCATGCTGCGCTACGGCTACGACCGGCGCCTGGCCAGCGGCGTGATCGCCGCCTCCGGCACGCTGTCGCAGATCATCCCGCCCTCGCTGGTACTGATCATCCTGGCCGACCAGCTGGGCCGCTCGATCGGCGACATGTACCGGGCGGCGATGGTGCCGGGCTTCGTGCTGGCCGGGCTGTACATCCTGTACGTGATCATCATGTGCGTGGTCAGGCCCGCCTCGGCGCCAGCCTTGCCCGAGGAGGCGCGGCGGTTTCGCGAGACCAATGGCACGCGCGGGGGCCGCTCGCTGCTGGTGCTGATGGCGATCTCCGTGGCGGTGGCCTGGGCGCTGGGCCGGTGGATGGAGAACGACACCGCGCCGGCCGACGAGCGCATCGTGCTCAGCCTGCTGTTGTGGGGCCTGTCCGCCTTCGTGATCGCCATCGTCAACAAGGGACTGCGCCTGCGGCTGCTGTCGGCGCTGGCCGAGCGGGTGACCTTCGTCATGATCCCGCCGTTGTTCCTGATCTTCCTGGTGCTGGGCACCATCTTCATCGGCGTGGCCACGCCCACCGAGGGCGGGGCGATGGGCGCGGTGGGGGCCATCGCCATGGCGCTGGCGCGCAAGCGGCTGACGCTGGACCTCATGCGCCAGGCGATGGACACCACGACCAAGCTGTCCTGCTTCGTGGTCTTCATCCTGGTGGGTTCCACGGTGTTTGGCCTGACCTTTCGCGGCGTGAACGGCGATCTGTGGGTCGAACACCTGCTGACCGGGCTGCCGGGCGGGCAGTGGGGCTTCCTGATCGTGGTCAGCGTGCTGACCTTCGTGCTGGCCTTCTTCCTGGACTTCTTCGAGCTGGCCTTCATCATCGTGCCGCTGCTCGGGCCGGTGGCCGAAAAGATGGGCATCGACCTGATCTGGTTCGGGGTGATCCTGGCGGTGAACATGCAGACGTCCTTCATGCATCCGCCCTTCGGTTTCGCGCTGTTCTACCTGCGCTCGGTGGCGCCCAAGGATGCCTACCGGGACAAGGTCACGGGGCGGACCATCGCGCCGGTGACCACGGGGCAGATCTATCGCGGATCCATTCCCTTCATCGTCATCCAGCTGCTGATGGTGGCCACGGTGATGCTGGTGCCCGCGATGGTGATGCACTACAAGGGCGACCAGTCCCAGGTCGACCCCGCGTCGGTGAAGATCGACGTGCAGGGCGGCTACGGCGATAGCGTGTACGGCGGCGGGGCGGATGACGGCGGGGCGGTGTTCAAGTAG
- a CDS encoding NADP-dependent oxidoreductase, which yields MSRMQAYRIHRFGGPEVLQEEWIDVPEPAASEGLIRVMAASLNPVDFKTREGKYPLVRADRLPYVLGRDCAGVLEETRQRLPGIEAGDAVYAFVGQGQGAYAQYVAVPLEGIARKPLSLDFVTAAAVPLAGLTAWQGIFDHGGLKPGQRLLIHGAAGGVGHFALQFAKAKGAEVLATASGESADFLRSLGADRVIDYKTQDFEKEARDVDVVFDLIGGETQERSWNVLKDGGALISTLNEPSQDRAKQKNARAARYTARPDGRQLAQIADLIDREKVRVHVSRIFEFAQMERAQRQLQEGHNRGKLVVTLSGRV from the coding sequence ATGAGCCGCATGCAAGCCTATCGTATCCATCGCTTCGGTGGCCCCGAAGTGCTGCAGGAAGAATGGATCGACGTGCCGGAGCCCGCGGCCAGCGAGGGGCTGATACGGGTCATGGCGGCCAGCTTGAACCCCGTCGACTTCAAGACCCGGGAGGGGAAGTACCCCCTGGTGCGCGCCGACCGCCTGCCGTATGTCCTGGGCCGCGATTGCGCGGGGGTACTGGAAGAAACCCGGCAGCGACTGCCGGGCATCGAGGCGGGTGACGCCGTATACGCGTTCGTCGGCCAGGGGCAGGGCGCCTACGCGCAATATGTGGCGGTGCCCCTGGAGGGCATCGCGCGCAAACCGCTATCGCTCGATTTCGTCACCGCGGCGGCGGTGCCCTTGGCCGGCTTGACGGCATGGCAGGGCATTTTCGATCACGGCGGCTTGAAGCCCGGCCAGCGGCTGCTGATCCACGGCGCCGCGGGCGGCGTCGGCCATTTTGCGCTGCAGTTCGCCAAGGCGAAGGGCGCCGAGGTCCTTGCCACGGCATCCGGCGAAAGTGCCGATTTCCTGCGTTCGCTGGGCGCGGATCGGGTCATCGACTACAAGACCCAGGATTTCGAGAAGGAAGCCAGGGATGTCGATGTCGTATTCGACCTGATCGGAGGCGAAACGCAGGAGCGTTCATGGAACGTGCTGAAGGACGGCGGCGCCTTGATCTCGACCTTGAACGAACCGTCCCAGGATCGGGCGAAACAGAAAAACGCCCGCGCCGCCCGCTACACCGCGCGACCCGATGGCCGCCAACTGGCACAGATCGCCGACCTGATCGACCGCGAAAAAGTCCGTGTTCACGTAAGCCGCATCTTCGAATTCGCCCAGATGGAGCGCGCACAGCGCCAACTCCAGGAAGGCCATAACCGGGGCAAGCTCGTGGTGACTTTGTCCGGCCGTGTATAG
- a CDS encoding ABC transporter permease translates to MKSSSRTLLHGAAGAASLVLFLAVWEAAARLLHIKPIMLPLPTQIGQELAHDAGWYAGQAAYTLMTTLAGFALSVLGGVAVAVMLVGSRWFESVLQPLIVALNSVPKVAVAPLFVIWLGTGAEPKIAIAFLIAVFAVIVDTVHGLRSVPRDILDLGRVLKGSPRDFFFKVRLPCALPSILAGMKVAISLALVGAIVGEFVSSQSGLGYVIMTAQGTFDTVRVFAALFVLAFIGLALFGALAWVERKATPWRRHGEAN, encoded by the coding sequence ATGAAGTCCTCATCCCGCACGCTGCTGCACGGCGCGGCCGGCGCCGCCTCCCTGGTGCTGTTCCTGGCCGTGTGGGAAGCGGCGGCGCGGCTGTTGCACATCAAGCCCATCATGCTGCCGCTGCCCACGCAGATCGGCCAGGAGCTTGCGCATGATGCGGGGTGGTATGCCGGGCAGGCGGCCTATACCTTGATGACCACGCTGGCGGGCTTCGCGCTGTCCGTGCTGGGCGGCGTGGCGGTCGCGGTCATGCTGGTGGGCTCGCGATGGTTCGAAAGCGTGCTGCAGCCCCTGATCGTGGCCTTGAACAGCGTGCCCAAGGTCGCCGTGGCGCCGCTCTTCGTCATCTGGCTGGGCACCGGTGCCGAGCCGAAGATCGCCATTGCCTTCCTGATCGCCGTGTTCGCCGTCATCGTGGATACCGTGCACGGGCTGCGGTCGGTGCCGCGCGACATCCTGGACCTGGGACGCGTGTTGAAGGGGTCGCCGCGCGATTTCTTTTTCAAGGTGCGCCTGCCGTGCGCGCTGCCGTCCATCCTGGCAGGCATGAAGGTCGCCATTTCGCTGGCGCTGGTCGGCGCGATCGTCGGGGAATTCGTCTCCTCGCAAAGCGGCCTGGGCTACGTGATCATGACGGCGCAGGGCACCTTCGATACCGTGCGCGTGTTCGCCGCGCTGTTCGTGCTGGCCTTCATCGGCCTGGCGCTGTTCGGTGCCTTGGCATGGGTGGAACGCAAGGCGACGCCATGGCGGCGCCATGGCGAAGCGAACTGA
- a CDS encoding DMT family transporter, producing MSKSAAASPRFDLVELAILALPPLFWAGNFVVARAARGDIPPMALSFGRWAIAFLLLLPFSWKWMWRDKARYWQHRWLLVRVSLIGVAAFNTLVYLGLHTTTAANGLLLNSVIPVLIVLFGAVFYRQRLRRLQAFGLAVSCVGVLTIIVHGEWARLVALEFSGGDVIVFIAMMCWALYTLWLRALPADLNRIGVMGIQIVIALCALFPLCAWEAIDGARPTWNMASLLALLYVGVVPSVLAYLLYMHGVARAGAARAGLFIHLVPVYGALLSVIFLGESLHLYHAVGIALILTGLACSRERAAPARASSCSSTS from the coding sequence ATGAGTAAATCCGCCGCCGCTTCCCCGCGTTTCGATCTGGTTGAACTGGCCATCCTGGCGTTGCCGCCTTTGTTCTGGGCGGGCAATTTCGTGGTGGCGCGGGCCGCCAGGGGGGATATTCCGCCGATGGCCTTGTCCTTCGGCAGGTGGGCGATTGCCTTCCTCCTGTTGTTGCCGTTTTCCTGGAAATGGATGTGGCGGGACAAGGCGCGATATTGGCAGCATCGGTGGCTGCTGGTGCGCGTGTCGCTGATCGGGGTGGCCGCCTTCAATACGCTGGTATATCTGGGGCTGCACACGACGACGGCGGCGAATGGGCTGTTGCTGAACTCGGTCATTCCGGTGCTGATCGTGCTGTTCGGCGCGGTGTTCTATCGGCAGCGGTTGCGGCGCTTGCAGGCGTTCGGCCTGGCGGTTTCCTGTGTCGGGGTACTGACCATCATCGTCCACGGGGAATGGGCGCGGCTGGTCGCGCTGGAGTTTTCCGGCGGCGATGTGATTGTCTTCATCGCCATGATGTGCTGGGCGCTGTATACCCTGTGGCTGCGCGCGCTGCCGGCGGACTTGAACCGGATCGGGGTGATGGGCATCCAGATCGTGATCGCGCTGTGCGCCCTGTTTCCGCTGTGTGCGTGGGAAGCCATCGACGGGGCGCGGCCGACCTGGAACATGGCTTCCCTCCTGGCGCTGCTGTACGTCGGGGTCGTGCCTTCGGTATTGGCCTACCTGTTGTACATGCATGGCGTTGCGCGGGCAGGCGCGGCCAGGGCAGGGTTGTTCATACACCTGGTGCCGGTCTACGGCGCGCTGCTGTCGGTGATCTTCCTGGGCGAGTCCCTGCACCTGTATCACGCCGTGGGGATCGCGCTGATCCTGACCGGGCTGGCATGTTCGCGCGAGCGCGCGGCGCCGGCGCGGGCGTCTTCGTGCTCGTCGACGTCTTAA
- a CDS encoding ABC transporter ATP-binding protein yields MSNWAVSARDVSKQYPGERGVRALDSISVDLPPGRFVSILGPSGCGKSTFLRCVAGLETISAGELRVEGWPVKGPPDGIGMVFQRDALLDWRSIRRNVLLPIEFAHKPVSGYAAKARALLALTGLQDFADCYPHELSGGMRQRAAICRALIDDPRLLLMDEPFGALDALTRDQMNVELQRIWMETRNTVLFVTHGIAEAVFLGDTVLVFSPRPGRIVETLRIDLPRPRPLAVRETAEFGAYVRHIRDLFQDMGLIDERSHA; encoded by the coding sequence ATGAGCAATTGGGCCGTGTCGGCGCGCGATGTCAGCAAGCAGTATCCCGGCGAGCGGGGCGTGCGGGCGCTGGATTCGATATCGGTGGACCTGCCGCCCGGCCGCTTCGTCAGCATCCTGGGGCCCAGCGGCTGCGGGAAAAGCACCTTTCTGCGCTGTGTCGCGGGGCTGGAAACCATCAGCGCGGGCGAGCTGCGCGTCGAAGGCTGGCCCGTGAAGGGCCCGCCGGACGGCATCGGCATGGTGTTCCAGCGCGACGCCTTGCTGGACTGGCGCAGCATCCGCCGCAATGTGCTGCTTCCGATCGAATTCGCGCACAAGCCGGTGTCCGGCTATGCCGCCAAGGCGCGCGCGCTGCTGGCGCTGACCGGTCTGCAGGATTTCGCCGATTGCTATCCCCATGAGCTTTCGGGCGGCATGCGCCAGCGCGCGGCCATCTGCCGGGCGCTGATAGACGACCCGCGCCTGCTGCTGATGGATGAACCTTTCGGCGCGCTGGACGCCCTGACGCGCGACCAGATGAATGTCGAGCTTCAGCGCATCTGGATGGAAACCCGCAACACGGTGCTGTTCGTGACCCACGGCATCGCCGAGGCCGTGTTCCTCGGCGACACGGTCCTGGTGTTCTCGCCGCGCCCCGGACGCATCGTGGAAACCCTGAGGATCGATCTGCCGCGGCCGCGCCCGCTGGCCGTGCGCGAAACCGCGGAATTCGGCGCCTATGTGCGCCATATCCGCGACCTGTTCCAGGACATGGGCCTGATCGACGAGCGGAGCCACGCATGA